A single region of the Acinetobacter sp. WCHA45 genome encodes:
- the atzF gene encoding allophanate hydrolase produces the protein MHEIKTLGWTISEWQTAYSKNEIRLNTLKDLVALIDPQDNAWISIATLEQIEQQIQVLNELSKEAESLEKQFPLYGVPFAVKDNIDVAGFVTTAACKALTTVAAEDAETVRLLKQAGAIVIGKTNLDQFATGLVGTRSPFGAVPNSFKPEYVSGGSSSGSASVVARGFVPFALGTDTAGSGRVPAAFNNIVGLKPTKGRFSNRGLLPACKSLDCISIFALTVVDADLVANVLEAYDPLDSYSRKHPKNVPAHFSSKLKFAIPEKLNFFGDEQSEKAFQHTVQLLESLNAEITKIDFADFEQLAVQLYQGSWVAERTAAVEYLLKTNPDAFDPTVLEIIKNGEKYSAVDAYNAEYLKQDLARKIQQRLADFDALIVPTAPTIYSIEQLQQNPIEYNAHLGTYTNFTNLADLSALALPAGFRADHLPFGITLIAPAWHDEALVHFGKAWQNYLALKLGALDKALPLSSATPISQHHIRVAVVGAHLTGMPLNFQLTTRDAVHIETTTTSKNYALYALNGTVPPKPGLARQQDGQSIIVELWDVPTARFGEFVAEIPTPLGMGNVELEDGRWVKGFICEPYGINDAENISHFGGWRAYIQHRNSQAANTAN, from the coding sequence ATGCATGAAATAAAAACTTTAGGTTGGACAATTTCAGAGTGGCAAACAGCTTATTCGAAAAATGAGATCCGACTCAATACTTTAAAAGATTTAGTTGCATTAATTGATCCTCAAGATAATGCATGGATTTCAATTGCGACGTTAGAACAGATTGAACAGCAAATTCAAGTTCTCAATGAATTAAGCAAAGAAGCTGAAAGTTTAGAAAAACAATTTCCACTCTACGGCGTTCCGTTTGCAGTGAAAGATAATATTGATGTTGCAGGGTTTGTAACTACCGCAGCTTGTAAAGCTTTAACTACTGTTGCAGCAGAAGATGCTGAAACAGTACGTCTGTTAAAACAAGCGGGAGCGATTGTCATTGGTAAAACTAATCTTGATCAGTTTGCAACGGGTTTGGTGGGAACGCGTTCACCTTTTGGTGCAGTACCAAACAGTTTTAAACCTGAATATGTCAGTGGTGGCTCAAGTTCTGGTTCAGCAAGTGTGGTTGCTCGTGGATTTGTCCCATTTGCATTAGGCACTGATACCGCAGGTTCTGGTCGAGTGCCAGCGGCATTTAATAATATTGTTGGGCTAAAACCAACCAAAGGGCGGTTTTCAAATCGTGGTTTATTGCCTGCTTGTAAAAGTCTAGATTGTATTTCGATCTTTGCCTTAACCGTTGTAGATGCAGACTTGGTTGCAAATGTTTTAGAAGCATATGATCCATTGGACAGCTATTCACGTAAGCATCCAAAGAATGTTCCAGCACATTTCTCTAGCAAATTAAAATTTGCCATTCCAGAAAAACTAAATTTCTTTGGGGATGAGCAATCAGAAAAAGCATTTCAGCATACTGTCCAACTCCTTGAATCATTAAATGCTGAAATCACTAAAATTGATTTTGCAGATTTTGAGCAATTGGCGGTGCAACTATATCAAGGTTCATGGGTGGCAGAGCGTACCGCAGCCGTTGAATATTTACTGAAAACCAATCCTGATGCATTTGATCCAACGGTATTAGAAATTATTAAAAACGGCGAAAAATATTCAGCGGTGGATGCCTACAATGCAGAATATTTAAAACAAGATTTAGCTCGTAAAATCCAACAAAGATTAGCTGATTTTGATGCCTTAATTGTTCCAACCGCACCTACAATTTATTCCATTGAGCAGCTTCAACAAAATCCGATTGAATATAACGCTCATTTAGGAACCTACACTAACTTTACCAACTTGGCAGATTTGAGTGCTTTAGCTTTACCAGCAGGATTTAGGGCTGACCATTTACCATTTGGGATCACTCTAATTGCACCTGCTTGGCATGATGAGGCATTGGTTCATTTTGGTAAAGCTTGGCAAAACTATCTTGCACTGAAATTAGGGGCATTGGATAAAGCTCTGCCTTTAAGTTCTGCTACGCCTATTTCGCAACATCATATTCGTGTTGCAGTCGTTGGTGCTCATCTAACAGGTATGCCATTAAATTTCCAATTAACCACACGTGATGCTGTGCATATTGAAACCACAACAACTTCTAAAAACTATGCGCTTTATGCTTTGAATGGAACAGTTCCGCCGAAACCTGGCTTAGCACGTCAGCAAGATGGACAAAGCATTATTGTTGAATTGTGGGATGTTCCTACTGCTCGATTTGGTGAATTTGTGGCAGAGATTCCAACACCTTTAGGGATGGGCAATGTCGAATTAGAAGATGGGCGCTGGGTGAAAGGTTTTATCTGTGAGCCTTATGGCATAAATGATGCAGAGAATATTAGTCATTTTGGTGGATGGAGAGCTTATATCCAGCATCGTAACAGCCAAGCAGCAAACACAGCGAATTAA
- the uca gene encoding urea carboxylase, which produces MFKTVLIANRGEIAVRAIRTLKKLGITSVAVYSDSDRYAQHVEDADIAIGLDGLKPADTYLSIEKLIQAAKQTGAEAIFPGYGFLSESADFARACEENNIAFMGPTAEQILEFGLKHRARELAAAANVPMTPGTGLLDSLDEALTAADRIGYPIMLKSTAGGGGIGLTRCDTPQALTDAYESVKRLGEQFFKDAGVFIECFIDKARHVEVQIFGDGKGQVVAFGERDCSLQRRNQKVVEETPAANLPEATRKKLHQAAVELGKSVNYRSAGTVEFIYDANRDEFYFLEVNTRLQVEHPVTEMVTGLDLIECMLKVAAGDELDWAYLNNIQPKGAAIEVRVYAEDPVKNFQPSPGVLTEVAFPEGTRVDTWVKTGTEISQYFDPMIAKIIVHADDRASAIEKLKHVLAETRLNGISTNLDYARAIVSDQRFESMQIWTRMLDDFNYTPNVIEVVQAGTLSSIQDYPGRTGYWDIGVPPSGPMDDYAFQLANRIVGNDAKAAGFEFTLVGPTLKFHTNTIIALAGASCTALLDDQEIDFWKPVEVKAGQILKIGQVESGCRTYLAVRNGLDVPVYLGSRSTFALGNFGGHAGRTLRVGDMIKMVDPAFAGAELPLAHDEPQALSAELIPEYSNEWEIAVLYGPHGAPDFFKPEYVEEFFASEWTVHFNSNRLGVRLSGPTPSWARENGGEAGLHPSNVHDCEYAIGAINFTGDFPVILAKDGPSLGGFVCPVTIAKAELWKVGQLKADDKIRFYPISVEQANELERQQIENIQNFAEASKVVETIEPIQEVVSTILAQREPTELSPKTVYRQAGDSYILLEYGENVLDLALRLRVHQLIQMIRDAKIAGVLELSPGVRSLQIKYDGLVIPQSQLIAQLLQLEEEMGDLSQLKIPSRIVHLPMAFEDSATLGAVERYQESVCSKAPWLPNNVDFIQRINGLADRNEVKDIIFDANYLILGLGDVYLTAPCAVPIDPRHRLLSSKYNPARTFTAEGTVGIGGMYMCIYGMDSPGGYQLIGRTLPIWNKFKKNKQFGDKQWFLQFFDQIKYFEVTEEELNQWRADFENGRAEIKIEETEFDYADYVKFLENEAESIAEFKAKQQQAFTTEVDRWKEEFAAQPEEQIQENNHADYSHLASLNASMTGNIWKIFVEHGQEVKKGETVAIIEAMKMELPVYAEEDGIVKAIICRAGQTVHSGEPLVYME; this is translated from the coding sequence ATGTTTAAAACTGTACTTATTGCAAACCGTGGTGAAATTGCTGTTCGAGCGATTCGCACACTTAAAAAATTAGGTATAACCAGTGTTGCTGTGTATTCGGATAGTGATCGTTATGCGCAACATGTCGAAGATGCTGATATTGCGATTGGATTAGATGGTTTAAAACCAGCCGATACTTATTTGAGTATTGAAAAATTAATTCAGGCAGCTAAACAAACTGGCGCAGAAGCAATCTTTCCAGGTTATGGCTTTCTTTCTGAAAGTGCAGATTTTGCTCGTGCTTGCGAAGAAAATAATATTGCTTTCATGGGACCAACGGCTGAGCAAATTCTAGAATTTGGTCTAAAGCATCGTGCTCGTGAATTAGCTGCTGCTGCCAATGTACCAATGACACCAGGAACTGGATTGTTGGATAGTTTAGATGAAGCACTGACTGCCGCAGATCGTATTGGCTATCCAATTATGTTGAAAAGTACTGCTGGCGGTGGTGGTATTGGTTTGACTCGTTGTGATACGCCACAAGCCTTGACCGATGCTTATGAAAGTGTAAAACGTTTGGGCGAGCAGTTTTTTAAGGATGCAGGCGTATTTATTGAATGCTTTATTGATAAAGCTCGTCATGTTGAAGTACAAATCTTTGGGGATGGAAAAGGGCAAGTCGTTGCATTTGGTGAGCGTGATTGCTCTTTGCAACGTCGTAATCAAAAAGTGGTCGAGGAAACTCCAGCGGCAAACTTACCTGAGGCGACACGTAAAAAACTGCATCAAGCAGCGGTAGAATTGGGTAAATCTGTTAATTATCGTAGTGCAGGAACAGTAGAGTTTATTTACGATGCCAATCGAGATGAGTTTTATTTTCTAGAAGTGAATACACGCTTACAGGTTGAGCATCCAGTCACTGAGATGGTTACGGGTCTAGACTTAATTGAATGCATGCTCAAAGTTGCTGCTGGTGATGAACTTGATTGGGCATATCTCAACAATATTCAGCCTAAAGGCGCGGCGATTGAGGTTCGTGTTTATGCTGAAGATCCTGTTAAAAATTTCCAGCCTAGTCCCGGTGTACTGACAGAGGTTGCCTTTCCTGAAGGTACACGTGTTGATACTTGGGTCAAAACAGGCACAGAGATTTCCCAATACTTCGACCCAATGATTGCCAAGATTATTGTGCATGCTGACGATCGTGCTAGTGCTATTGAAAAATTAAAGCATGTATTGGCTGAAACTCGATTGAATGGCATCAGCACAAACTTAGATTACGCACGTGCCATCGTTTCAGATCAGCGTTTTGAATCTATGCAAATTTGGACAAGAATGTTGGATGATTTCAATTACACGCCAAACGTGATTGAAGTGGTTCAAGCTGGGACTTTAAGTTCAATTCAAGATTATCCGGGTCGTACAGGCTATTGGGATATTGGTGTTCCGCCATCAGGTCCCATGGATGACTATGCATTTCAGCTTGCTAATCGTATTGTTGGAAATGATGCTAAAGCTGCCGGCTTTGAGTTTACCTTAGTTGGACCAACATTAAAGTTTCACACAAATACGATTATTGCTTTGGCGGGAGCAAGCTGTACTGCGTTGTTAGATGATCAGGAAATTGATTTTTGGAAGCCTGTAGAAGTTAAAGCAGGACAAATTCTAAAAATCGGTCAAGTAGAATCAGGTTGCCGTACATATTTAGCGGTTCGAAATGGTTTGGATGTCCCTGTATATTTAGGCAGTCGTTCTACTTTTGCGCTTGGTAATTTTGGTGGTCATGCAGGTCGTACCTTACGTGTCGGCGACATGATTAAAATGGTTGATCCAGCATTTGCTGGTGCAGAATTGCCACTTGCACATGACGAACCTCAAGCGTTGTCGGCTGAATTGATTCCTGAATATAGTAATGAATGGGAAATTGCGGTGTTATATGGCCCGCACGGCGCACCGGATTTCTTTAAACCAGAATATGTGGAAGAGTTTTTTGCATCAGAGTGGACAGTTCACTTTAACTCAAATCGTTTAGGTGTGCGTTTATCAGGACCAACGCCAAGCTGGGCACGAGAAAATGGTGGTGAAGCAGGTTTACATCCATCAAATGTCCATGACTGTGAATATGCGATCGGTGCAATTAACTTCACAGGCGATTTCCCTGTGATTCTGGCAAAAGATGGTCCAAGTTTAGGCGGTTTCGTTTGTCCTGTGACGATTGCCAAAGCAGAGCTTTGGAAAGTGGGGCAACTTAAAGCCGATGATAAAATTCGTTTTTATCCGATTAGCGTTGAACAAGCCAATGAACTTGAACGTCAGCAAATTGAAAATATCCAAAACTTTGCGGAAGCAAGCAAAGTTGTAGAAACAATTGAGCCAATTCAAGAGGTTGTCAGTACGATTTTGGCACAACGAGAACCAACTGAATTGTCGCCAAAAACAGTGTATCGCCAAGCAGGTGATAGTTATATTCTCTTAGAATACGGCGAAAATGTTTTAGATTTGGCTTTGCGCTTACGGGTGCATCAACTGATTCAAATGATCCGTGATGCAAAAATTGCAGGCGTATTGGAACTGTCACCGGGTGTTCGTTCACTACAGATTAAATACGATGGCTTAGTAATTCCACAATCACAATTGATTGCTCAATTACTTCAACTCGAAGAAGAGATGGGCGATTTGAGCCAATTAAAAATCCCATCTCGTATCGTACATTTGCCGATGGCATTTGAAGACAGTGCGACTTTAGGAGCTGTAGAACGCTATCAAGAAAGTGTTTGCTCTAAAGCACCGTGGTTGCCAAATAATGTTGATTTTATCCAACGCATTAATGGCTTGGCAGATCGGAATGAAGTCAAAGATATTATTTTTGATGCGAACTATTTAATTCTTGGCTTGGGTGATGTGTATTTAACTGCACCATGTGCTGTACCAATCGATCCACGCCATCGTTTACTCAGTTCTAAATATAATCCTGCACGTACCTTTACCGCAGAGGGAACAGTGGGTATTGGTGGCATGTACATGTGTATCTACGGCATGGATTCACCGGGCGGCTATCAATTGATAGGGCGTACTTTACCAATTTGGAACAAGTTTAAGAAAAACAAACAATTTGGTGATAAACAATGGTTCTTACAATTCTTTGATCAAATTAAATATTTTGAGGTGACAGAAGAAGAACTGAATCAATGGCGCGCTGACTTTGAAAATGGTCGTGCTGAGATCAAGATTGAAGAAACAGAATTCGATTATGCGGATTATGTAAAATTCTTAGAGAATGAAGCTGAAAGTATTGCCGAGTTTAAAGCTAAGCAACAACAAGCATTCACAACTGAAGTGGATCGCTGGAAAGAGGAGTTTGCAGCTCAACCTGAAGAACAGATTCAAGAAAATAACCATGCTGATTACAGTCATTTAGCATCATTAAATGCATCGATGACAGGTAATATCTGGAAAATTTTTGTTGAACATGGTCAAGAGGTTAAAAAAGGTGAAACTGTTGCTATTATTGAAGCAATGAAAATGGAACTTCCAGTTTATGCAGAAGAAGATGGCATTGTAAAAGCTATTATTTGTAGAGCAGGGCAAACCGTACATAGTGGTGAACCACTGGTTTATATGGAATAA
- a CDS encoding GntR family transcriptional regulator: MKETKIKTTKSSDNLSELVYQRIKNDIFDFKLMPGERFTESEVAKAYDVSRTPIRQALYRLQQEGYVDVSFRSGWQIRPLNFRYYEELYDVRIVLEKDSIRKLCQIDHQNSVELSVLKDLWLIEPHQYLKEIKQLSQQDEDFHCALVRASGNNEMARIHRDLSERIRIIRRLDFSKDYRVEATYQEHQKILGYIFNRKVDEAIQAIEAHIMQSRDEVKKITLQMLDSSQFY, encoded by the coding sequence ATGAAAGAAACCAAAATAAAAACAACAAAAAGCTCAGACAATTTGTCTGAGCTGGTTTACCAACGCATTAAGAATGATATCTTTGATTTCAAACTGATGCCGGGTGAACGTTTCACTGAATCTGAAGTTGCAAAGGCTTATGATGTAAGTCGTACCCCAATCCGACAAGCGCTGTATCGTTTGCAACAAGAGGGTTATGTTGATGTGAGTTTTCGTAGCGGTTGGCAAATCCGACCGCTCAATTTTCGATATTATGAAGAACTTTATGATGTGAGGATCGTATTAGAAAAAGATTCGATTCGTAAACTTTGTCAGATTGATCATCAAAACTCGGTTGAGTTATCCGTATTAAAAGATTTATGGTTGATTGAACCTCATCAATATCTAAAAGAAATTAAACAACTGTCACAACAAGATGAAGATTTCCATTGCGCTTTGGTTCGCGCCTCTGGCAATAATGAAATGGCAAGGATTCATCGTGACTTGAGCGAGCGAATCCGTATTATTCGGCGTTTAGACTTCTCTAAAGATTATCGTGTTGAAGCGACTTATCAGGAGCATCAGAAAATATTGGGTTATATTTTTAATCGTAAAGTAGATGAAGCCATTCAGGCGATTGAAGCACATATTATGCAAAGTCGTGATGAAGTGAAAAAAATTACTTTACAGATGTTGGATTCGAGTCAGTTTTATTAG
- a CDS encoding OsmC domain/YcaO domain-containing protein, with translation MEIKVNYLDNLRQEAKFDDFTVIADQPIRYKGDGSAPGPFDYFLASSALCAAYFVKVYCAARDIPTDNIRLSQNNIVDPENRYKQIFKIQVELPADISEKDRQGILRSIDRCTVKKVIQTGPEFIIEEVESIDADAQALLMPSLTSESSTYIAGKDLPLEETIANMSSILANLGMKIEIASWRNIVPNVWSLHIRDAQSPMCFTNGKGSTKESALASALGEFIERLNCNFFYNDQFWGEEIANAEFVHYPDEKWFKPGPKGKLPKEILDEYCLEIYNPDNELLGTHLYDTNSGNTERGICSLPFVRQSDKEIVYFPSNLIENLYLSNGMSAGNTLAEAQVQCLSEIFERAVKREILEGEIALPDVPQEVLAKYPSIVAGIQGLEEQGFPVLVKDASLGGDFPVMCVTLMNPRTGGVFASFGAHPSFEIALERSLTELLQGRSFEGLNDLPQPTFQSEAVTEPNNFVEHFIDSSGLVSWRFFSAKSDYDFVEWDFTNDGENSNEEEAAELFGILEEMGKEVYMAVYEHLGATACRILVPDYSEIYLVEDLIWDNTNKALAFREDILNLHRLDQTQLEALVERLEECELDDYTEIATLIGIEFDDNTVWGQLTILELKLLIYIALEQFEEAKELVETFLQYNTNTVERGLFYQCMNVVLEVLLDDEMELEDYEANFRRMFGNERMDAVIGSVEGNVRFYGLTPTSMKLEGLDRHLRLIDSYKKLHQARAKAVGVAV, from the coding sequence ATGGAAATCAAGGTTAATTATCTCGACAATCTTCGACAAGAAGCCAAGTTCGATGATTTTACAGTTATCGCTGACCAACCCATTCGTTACAAAGGTGATGGTTCTGCACCAGGTCCATTTGACTACTTTTTAGCATCATCAGCATTATGTGCAGCTTACTTCGTTAAAGTATATTGTGCAGCTCGTGATATTCCGACTGATAATATTCGTTTGTCACAAAACAATATTGTTGATCCAGAAAACCGTTATAAACAAATTTTCAAAATTCAAGTTGAATTACCCGCTGATATTTCTGAAAAAGACCGTCAAGGCATCTTACGTTCAATTGATCGTTGTACCGTTAAAAAAGTAATTCAAACGGGTCCTGAATTTATCATTGAAGAAGTCGAAAGTATTGATGCGGATGCGCAAGCACTGTTGATGCCAAGTCTGACTTCAGAAAGCAGCACTTATATCGCAGGGAAAGATTTACCACTAGAAGAAACCATTGCCAACATGTCTAGTATTTTGGCGAATCTAGGGATGAAGATCGAAATTGCATCTTGGCGTAATATTGTTCCAAATGTCTGGTCTTTACATATCCGTGATGCACAATCACCAATGTGCTTTACTAATGGTAAAGGCTCTACCAAAGAAAGTGCTTTAGCATCAGCTTTAGGTGAGTTCATTGAACGTTTGAACTGTAACTTTTTCTATAATGATCAGTTCTGGGGTGAAGAAATTGCCAATGCAGAATTTGTACATTATCCAGACGAAAAGTGGTTCAAACCGGGTCCGAAAGGTAAATTACCAAAAGAAATTTTGGATGAATATTGCCTTGAAATTTACAACCCAGATAATGAATTACTGGGTACGCATTTATATGATACCAACTCAGGCAATACAGAGCGTGGTATTTGTTCGTTACCATTTGTGCGTCAGTCAGATAAGGAGATTGTGTATTTCCCATCGAATCTGATTGAAAACTTGTACCTAAGTAATGGAATGAGTGCAGGTAATACTTTGGCTGAAGCACAAGTTCAATGTTTATCTGAGATTTTTGAGCGTGCTGTCAAACGTGAAATTTTAGAAGGTGAAATTGCTTTACCTGATGTACCTCAAGAAGTATTAGCAAAATACCCAAGTATTGTGGCGGGCATCCAAGGTTTAGAAGAACAAGGTTTTCCTGTTTTAGTGAAAGATGCTTCTTTGGGCGGTGATTTCCCAGTGATGTGTGTGACACTGATGAATCCACGTACGGGAGGCGTATTTGCCTCATTCGGCGCACATCCAAGCTTTGAAATTGCGTTGGAACGTAGCCTAACCGAACTCTTACAAGGGCGTAGTTTTGAAGGTTTAAATGACCTACCTCAACCAACCTTCCAAAGTGAAGCAGTCACTGAACCAAATAATTTTGTTGAACACTTTATTGACTCAAGTGGCTTAGTTTCATGGCGTTTCTTTAGTGCAAAATCAGACTATGACTTTGTCGAGTGGGATTTCACCAATGATGGTGAAAATTCAAATGAAGAAGAAGCGGCTGAATTGTTTGGCATTTTGGAAGAAATGGGCAAAGAAGTATATATGGCTGTCTATGAGCATTTAGGTGCAACAGCATGTCGTATCTTAGTTCCAGATTATTCTGAAATTTATTTGGTCGAAGATTTAATTTGGGATAACACCAATAAAGCGTTGGCATTCCGTGAAGACATTTTAAATCTGCATCGTTTGGATCAGACTCAACTTGAAGCTTTGGTCGAACGTTTAGAAGAATGTGAATTAGATGACTATACTGAAATCGCGACCTTGATTGGAATTGAGTTTGATGACAATACCGTATGGGGACAGTTGACTATTCTTGAGCTAAAACTATTGATCTATATTGCATTAGAACAGTTTGAAGAAGCCAAAGAACTGGTTGAAACCTTCTTACAATACAATACCAATACCGTTGAACGTGGACTATTCTATCAATGCATGAACGTAGTACTTGAAGTATTGCTCGATGATGAGATGGAATTAGAAGACTATGAAGCGAATTTCCGTCGTATGTTTGGTAACGAACGTATGGATGCAGTTATCGGATCTGTTGAAGGGAATGTTCGTTTCTATGGTCTCACACCAACAAGTATGAAACTTGAAGGGCTTGATCGCCATTTACGTTTGATTGATAGCTATAAGAAATTGCATCAAGCGCGTGCAAAGGCTGTTGGAGTAGCTGTATAA
- a CDS encoding TonB-dependent siderophore receptor, which translates to MKTYPFTFSRLHKALLAVGSFSCLGLSSVLVHAEDENKVSQLETITVNAQAAESVYFQPKVNLSGFTQQNIAEIPASIHAVTAERIADQHAKTLTDVVKNDAAVGDGYAPIGYYSNFMMRGFALNLGSSYLLNGNLLRGEQNVALENKEQVEILKGISAIQSGMSTPAGVVNYVSKRPKEIRSITVDADSHGGNRIAADFGGFLDEQQLGYRINLAHEEIHPYVEHANGKRLFGSLALDWNISDRSKLELDIESQRQRQRSVPGYQLLDGKTVPTGVEWDRLLGYQSWSQPVINQSLNTGLKYNYQINKDWSANLSASQSRVVVDDYSAFAYTFDQNGNYDIYDFRSPDDSYLTNQFKAGLNGQFSTGSWQHKLSLELSQTYKRHAQYDAINQAVGTGNIYTDTVDFAPSGAVFGNHYKSLNSQQTALNLIDQVEFNTAWSILAGGKLLHLNEDAYNASGNNIRDTNFNRFLPQFAVMYQPWEKTHIYASYAKGLSDGGQAPWFANNPSVTLAPKHSAQYELGFKQQWQDLFFSAALFDLKQDNQHTNTSNDFVKDGEQHNLGLELGLQGRIGQNLDMTSTLALTRSRLKDIQSSEYDGHQTQNVPTVRLASYISYQVPQVEGLRLLAGIQYSSSKYANKIGSVKVPSYTVFNTGAAYNFKANGYENTLRFNVDNLFNKKYWRDVGSFFGDDYLFLGAPRTAQFSWTVNF; encoded by the coding sequence GTGAAAACATATCCATTTACATTTTCTCGTTTACACAAAGCATTACTGGCAGTTGGTTCATTTTCATGCCTAGGGCTAAGCTCAGTATTGGTACATGCTGAAGATGAAAATAAGGTATCCCAATTAGAAACAATCACAGTAAACGCCCAAGCAGCAGAAAGCGTATATTTTCAACCAAAGGTGAATTTATCTGGTTTTACTCAACAAAATATTGCTGAGATTCCTGCATCTATTCATGCCGTGACGGCTGAGCGAATTGCTGATCAACATGCGAAAACATTAACGGATGTTGTGAAAAACGATGCTGCGGTAGGTGATGGTTACGCCCCAATTGGCTATTACTCAAACTTTATGATGCGTGGTTTCGCACTGAACCTTGGTTCAAGCTACTTGCTCAATGGTAACTTACTTCGCGGTGAGCAAAATGTCGCACTTGAAAACAAAGAACAAGTCGAGATTTTAAAGGGTATAAGTGCCATTCAAAGTGGTATGTCAACACCTGCGGGTGTGGTTAATTATGTAAGCAAACGTCCTAAAGAAATCCGTTCAATAACCGTTGATGCAGATAGTCATGGCGGTAATCGTATCGCAGCGGACTTTGGTGGATTTTTAGATGAGCAGCAATTGGGTTATCGAATAAATTTGGCGCATGAGGAAATCCATCCGTATGTAGAACATGCCAATGGTAAACGCTTATTTGGTTCTTTAGCATTAGACTGGAATATATCAGATCGTTCAAAATTAGAACTTGATATCGAATCACAGCGTCAACGTCAGCGTTCAGTACCTGGTTATCAGTTGCTTGATGGTAAAACCGTACCTACTGGCGTAGAGTGGGATCGTTTACTTGGCTATCAAAGTTGGAGCCAACCTGTCATTAACCAAAGTTTAAACACAGGCTTAAAATATAATTACCAAATCAATAAAGATTGGTCAGCAAATCTAAGTGCTTCTCAAAGTCGTGTTGTGGTGGATGATTATTCAGCGTTTGCCTATACCTTTGATCAAAATGGTAACTATGATATTTATGACTTCCGCAGTCCTGATGACAGTTACCTGACCAATCAATTTAAAGCAGGCTTAAATGGTCAATTTAGTACAGGATCATGGCAACATAAGTTGAGTTTAGAATTATCACAAACTTATAAACGACATGCGCAATACGATGCGATTAACCAAGCTGTCGGTACAGGGAATATTTACACTGATACTGTGGACTTTGCTCCATCAGGCGCAGTTTTCGGCAATCACTACAAATCTTTAAACAGTCAGCAAACAGCATTAAATTTAATTGATCAAGTTGAATTTAATACAGCATGGTCAATTCTAGCAGGCGGAAAACTACTGCATTTAAATGAAGATGCTTATAATGCATCTGGTAATAATATTCGTGACACTAACTTTAATCGCTTTTTACCTCAATTTGCTGTGATGTATCAGCCTTGGGAAAAGACTCATATCTATGCTTCTTATGCCAAAGGATTAAGTGACGGCGGACAAGCGCCGTGGTTTGCAAACAATCCTTCTGTGACATTAGCACCTAAACATTCAGCGCAATATGAATTGGGATTTAAGCAGCAGTGGCAAGATTTATTTTTTTCAGCTGCATTATTTGATTTAAAACAAGATAATCAACATACCAATACTTCAAATGATTTCGTAAAAGATGGTGAACAACATAACCTCGGCTTAGAACTTGGTCTACAAGGGCGTATTGGTCAAAACCTAGATATGACATCGACTTTAGCATTGACCCGTTCACGCTTAAAAGATATACAATCATCTGAATATGATGGTCATCAAACTCAAAATGTACCAACTGTACGTTTGGCGAGTTATATCTCATACCAAGTTCCCCAAGTTGAAGGATTACGTTTACTCGCTGGCATACAATACAGTAGCAGTAAATATGCCAATAAAATAGGCAGCGTAAAAGTTCCAAGCTACACAGTTTTTAATACTGGTGCAGCTTATAACTTTAAAGCTAATGGCTATGAAAACACGTTAAGATTCAATGTTGATAATCTATTTAATAAAAAATATTGGCGAGATGTCGGTAGCTTCTTTGGTGATGATTATTTATTCCTAGGCGCTCCACGCACTGCACAATTTTCTTGGACGGTGAATTTTTAA